The genomic segment CGTGGTCGTCTTCGACAGCGCCGATCCCGACTTCTTCATCGCGCACGCCGACGTCGCGCTGATCAGGCAGCTCCCGACGAGCGCGCCCCGGCCGACGACGCTCGGCTTCTTCCACGCCATGGTCGAGCGCTTCCGGACCATGCCGAAGGCGACGATCGGGAAGATCGAGGGGCGGGCGCGCGGCGGCGGCAGCGAGTTCCTCCTCTCGCTCGACCTCCGCTTCGGCGCCCTCGGCCGGGCCGTCCTCGCGCAGCCCGAGGTGGCGCTCGGCATCCTTCCCGGTGGTAGCGGCACGCAGCGCCTGCCGCGCCTCATCGGCCGGGCGCGAGCGCTCGAGGTGATCCTCGGCGGCGAGGATGTGCCCGCGGAGCTGGCCGAGCGCTGGGGCTACCTGAATCGCGCCTTGCCGCCCGCGGAGCTGGGACCGTTCGTCGAGCGCCTGGCGTTCCGGATCGCGTCCTTCCCGGCCGACGCGATCGCGCTCGCCAAGGCCGCCGTCAACGCCGCCGAGCTGCCGACGGAGCAAGGGCTCCTCGAGGAGGCCGCGTGCTTCAACGGCACGCTCGGCACCGCCGCGGCGCGCCAGCGGATGGCGCGCTTCCTGGAGCTCGGTGGTCAGACGCGGGCCGTCGAGCTGCACCTCGGCTCGCTCGTCGATCGGCTCGCGGAGTAGCGCGCGTGGCCGTCCGGCTCTTCGCGCTCACCTGTGGGTGGCTGACCGGCCCGGCGGGCGGGTTCCTCGCCGGCGCGACGGGCCGTCTCCGCGTCCCCGTGCCGGCCTTCCTGATCGACCATCCCGGCGGCAAGGTGCTCTTCGACAGCGGCCTCCACCCCGATGCCGGGCGCGATCCTCAGACACGGCTCGGTCCCGCCGCGCACGTCTTCGAGGTGGAGCTCCGGGACGGAGAGGACGTCGCGGCGCGCCTCGCCGCGCTCGGCGTCCGTCCGGCAGAGATCCGGTACCTGATCACCTCCCACCTGCACTTCGACCACACGGGCGGCCACGCTTCGATCCCGAACGCGCGGGTCGTCGTGCAGCGCCGGGAATGGGACGCGGGCCACGACACCGACCTCATGGCACGCAACTTCTACGACGCGCGCAACTACGACACGGGGCACGAGGTGCTCGCGGTCGACGGCGAGCACGACCTCTTCGGCGACGGCCGCGTCGTCTGCCTGCCAACCTACGGCCACACCCCCGGCCACCAGTCGCTCCGCGTCCGGCTCGGCGGTGGCGACGTGGTGCTCACCGCCGACGCCTGCTACCTCCGGCGCACGCTCGAGGAGCTGCACCTCCCCGCGATCGTCCACGACCCGCCGGCGATGCTCGCATCGCTGCATCGCCTGCGGGCGCTCCAGCAGGCCGGAGCCCGAATCTTCTACGGCCACGACCCCGAATTCTGGGCGACGGTGCCGCAGGCACCGGGCGAAGTTTGATACGCCGGCCGCGGCTTGGCCGCGGGCGGCGCGGGGTCCGGGGGCATCGGAGCAGCGCAGCGCGCGGAGCGCGCGAGCAGCGCACGGGCCCCCGGGGGCGTTAATTAAGCCGGCGCTCCCTCGACGATCGAGAGCGGCGTGGGGGTCGGCACCACGCGCGTGAGCCGCAGGCCCGCGGCGGCGTAGACCGCGGCGAACTCCCCCTCGGTCCGCTCGCGGCCCGGACAGAGGATCATCATGAGCAGGTCGGAGACCTTGCTCGGGTCCGGCTCGTTCCCGGGTCGCACCACGGCGTCGATCGCCAGCACCCGTCCCGCCGCCGGCAGGCCTTCCCGGCAGCGCCGGAGGATGGCGACGCACGTGTCGTCGTCCCAGTCGTGCAGGACGCGCTTCAGGACGTAGGCGTCGAACAGCGCCGGCACCGACTGGAGGAAATCGCCCCCGAGACGGCTGGTACGCCCGCGGAGGTCCGGGGCGTCGAGGACCGTCGCCTCCTTCACGACGTGCGGCAGGTCGTAGAGGGCGCCGCGTACGTCGGGATGCGCCCGCAGGATCGCGGCGAGGAAGCCGCCACGCCCGCCGCCGACGTCGATCACGCGGGCGAAGGCGGAGAAGTCGTAGGCCGCGGCGATCGGGGTGTTCTCCATCTCCGAGAACATCGCCATGCCGGTGTCGAAGACGGCGGCCGCCTCCGGGTGGCGCGCGAGGTAGTCGAAGAAGCGCGCGCCGAAGACGCGCTCGAAGGCGGGCTCGCCGGTGACGACGCTCTGGGTCATCTCGCCGCACGGCCGGTTGAAGAGCGCGTCGCCGGCCATGAGGACGGCGTCGCGCACGGAGCCGGGCCTCGCCGAGAGGAGCGTGGCGCCGAGGGGGTTGAGCGCGTAGCGGCCCGTGGTCTCCTCCGCGACGAACACGTCGAAGCTCGCGAGCGCGCGCAGCAGGCGACCGAGGGAGGGGGCATGGGCCCCGCTGGCGCGGGCGAGCTCGTCGACGCTCTTCGGGCCCGCCTCGAGCAGGTCGGCGATCCCGAGTCGGGCGGCGACGTACACCGCCTGCGCGATGACGTTGCCGAAGGCCATCGCCGTCATGCGGAACGCTTCCATCGGCCGCTCCGCTCAGGCGTGAATCGGCGGCCGGCGCTCGGCCCATGGCCGCGCCTGCTCGAGCTGCGCGGCGACGCGGATCAGCAGATCCTCGCGCCCGTACGCGGCTGCCAGCTGGATGCCGATCGGCAACCCCTCGTCGTTCCACTCGAGAGGCAACGAGATGGCGGGCTGGCCCGTCATGTTGAACGGCGAGGTGAAGCCGGCGAACTGCGCCGCCCGCATGCCGGCCGCGACCGGATCCTCGCGCGAGGGCGTGAAGGTGCCGAGCGGCGGCGGTGGCTGGGGGAGCGTGGGTGTGAGCAGGAGGTCGAAGCCCGACGCCCACCAGCCGGCCATGCGGCGGGTGTAGCCGTGCAGCCAGTCGACCGTGGCGAGGTACTGCTGTGCGGTGCAGGCGCGGCCCAGCTCGGTGAGGGCCCAGTTGAGCGGATCGAGGTCATCGGGTCCGAACGACGCGCCGGTGAGCTCGCCGAGGACGTCCACCATGCGCGCGACGTGCGTTGCGTACATCATCGAGAAGTGCCGGCCCACCTCGACCTCGTCGAGCGCACCGGGATGCGACGGCTCGACGGCGTGTCCGAGGGACTCGAGGAGGCGCGCCGCGCTCTCGGCCGCGGCGCGGCAATCGGGATGCGTCGGGGCGATCTCGCCGGGGAGCCTCACGAGGATGCCGATGCGCAGCCGTCCCGGATCGGCGCCCACCTCCTCGGCGAACGGCCGGCGCGGCGG from the Deltaproteobacteria bacterium genome contains:
- a CDS encoding SAM-dependent methyltransferase, translated to MEAFRMTAMAFGNVIAQAVYVAARLGIADLLEAGPKSVDELARASGAHAPSLGRLLRALASFDVFVAEETTGRYALNPLGATLLSARPGSVRDAVLMAGDALFNRPCGEMTQSVVTGEPAFERVFGARFFDYLARHPEAAAVFDTGMAMFSEMENTPIAAAYDFSAFARVIDVGGGRGGFLAAILRAHPDVRGALYDLPHVVKEATVLDAPDLRGRTSRLGGDFLQSVPALFDAYVLKRVLHDWDDDTCVAILRRCREGLPAAGRVLAIDAVVRPGNEPDPSKVSDLLMMILCPGRERTEGEFAAVYAAAGLRLTRVVPTPTPLSIVEGAPA
- a CDS encoding enoyl-CoA hydratase/isomerase family protein, with protein sequence MAYGEYRCLRVRLDRGVAFVTIDHPPINLLDVALMRELDGIGKELEGDDAVRVVVFDSADPDFFIAHADVALIRQLPTSAPRPTTLGFFHAMVERFRTMPKATIGKIEGRARGGGSEFLLSLDLRFGALGRAVLAQPEVALGILPGGSGTQRLPRLIGRARALEVILGGEDVPAELAERWGYLNRALPPAELGPFVERLAFRIASFPADAIALAKAAVNAAELPTEQGLLEEAACFNGTLGTAAARQRMARFLELGGQTRAVELHLGSLVDRLAE
- a CDS encoding N-acyl homoserine lactonase family protein, with amino-acid sequence MLQRHARHRRGAPADGALPGARWSDAGRRAAPRLARRSARGVARVAVRLFALTCGWLTGPAGGFLAGATGRLRVPVPAFLIDHPGGKVLFDSGLHPDAGRDPQTRLGPAAHVFEVELRDGEDVAARLAALGVRPAEIRYLITSHLHFDHTGGHASIPNARVVVQRREWDAGHDTDLMARNFYDARNYDTGHEVLAVDGEHDLFGDGRVVCLPTYGHTPGHQSLRVRLGGGDVVLTADACYLRRTLEELHLPAIVHDPPAMLASLHRLRALQQAGARIFYGHDPEFWATVPQAPGEV